From bacterium, a single genomic window includes:
- a CDS encoding heme-copper oxidase subunit III, with translation MESNPLRSRSSEFGMLLFLAAEAMFFAGLVSAYWVLRAQVLPWPPAGQPRLPVAVTGVNTVILLLSGLALWRSRAALKKGCRLCVAGSIGLAGLGGLVFLGVQGYEWSRLIRFGLTTVRNIYGGLFYAVIGAHAVHVVAGLCLLLFCFFRAVRGAYTEEKAGALAACRMYWLFVVAVWPVLYAIVYLY, from the coding sequence ATGGAAAGTAACCCCCTCCGCAGCCGGTCGAGCGAATTCGGCATGCTGCTTTTCTTGGCGGCGGAGGCCATGTTCTTCGCCGGCCTTGTGAGCGCCTACTGGGTCCTTCGCGCCCAAGTCCTGCCTTGGCCGCCGGCGGGCCAACCGCGCCTGCCGGTCGCGGTCACCGGGGTCAATACCGTCATTCTCCTTCTCAGCGGTCTCGCCCTGTGGCGGTCCCGCGCGGCCCTGAAGAAGGGCTGTCGCTTGTGCGTCGCGGGGTCGATCGGTCTGGCCGGCTTGGGGGGTCTCGTCTTCTTGGGCGTCCAAGGCTACGAGTGGTCGCGCCTGATCCGCTTCGGGCTCACGACGGTCAGGAATATCTACGGAGGGCTCTTCTACGCCGTCATCGGGGCCCACGCCGTTCACGTCGTCGCGGGACTGTGCCTCCTCCTCTTCTGTTTCTTCCGCGCCGTCCGGGGGGCCTACACCGAGGAGAAGGCCGGCGCCCTCGCCGCATGCCGGATGTATTGGCTGTTCGTGGTCGCCGTTTGGCCGGTCCTTTATGCGATCGTCTATCTTTACTAA